The DNA sequence TCCTCCTTGGACAGGCCGGTGTCCCCGGCGATCACATCGGAGATGGCCTCGGCGCACTGGAGGGACACGCGGTCGACCCGCTCGCGCACGGCGGGCTCGTTGGTCAGGTCGGACTCGAAGACCAGCCGGAACGCGCCGCCCTCGTCCTCCACGTACGCGAAGTAGGCGTCCATCGTCGCCTCGACGCGGAGCTTGTTGTCCGTCGTCGAGGCCAGCGCCGTGCGCACGGCCTGGAGCAGCGACTCGCAGTGCTGGTCGAGCAGTGCCAGGTAGAGCTCCAGCTTTCCGGGGAAGTGCTGGTAGAGCACCGGCTTGCTGACCCCGGCCCGCTCGGCGATGTCGTCCATCGCGGCGGAGTGGTAGCCCTGTGCGACGAAGACTTCCTGTGCGGCGCCCAGCAGCTGATTGCGTCGGGCGCGGCGGGGAAGGCGTGTACCCCGCGGGCGCGCCGCCTCTGTCTGCTCGATGGCTGTCACGCCGCCTCCCAAATAAGTGTTCCAGCACAGCCGGTCCGTGCACGCTGCGCCGTACAGCCATCGTACTTTTGGGTAACCCGGGTGTGCGCGGCGCGGACGCAGAATTTCATGGACCGGACAGCTGCGGAAGCCACAGTTATCCCTGGTCGCGAGCAAACCGGGGCGTATTACCGGT is a window from the Streptomyces sp. MMBL 11-1 genome containing:
- a CDS encoding TetR/AcrR family transcriptional regulator, giving the protein MTAIEQTEAARPRGTRLPRRARRNQLLGAAQEVFVAQGYHSAAMDDIAERAGVSKPVLYQHFPGKLELYLALLDQHCESLLQAVRTALASTTDNKLRVEATMDAYFAYVEDEGGAFRLVFESDLTNEPAVRERVDRVSLQCAEAISDVIAGDTGLSKEESMLLAVGLGGVSQVVARYWLSSRSAIPRDTAVQLLTSLAWRGIAGFPLHGVEQS